The following proteins are encoded in a genomic region of Rhizobium sp. CCGE531:
- the gcvH gene encoding glycine cleavage system protein GcvH: MLKFTEEHEWLKIEGDVATVGITAHAAEQLGDLVFVELPEVGARFSKGDDAATVESVKAASEVYCPLDGEITEVNEAITADPALVNSDPMGAGWFFKLKLKNVGDVDGLLDESGYKELIG, encoded by the coding sequence ATGCTGAAATTCACCGAAGAACACGAGTGGCTGAAGATCGAAGGCGATGTCGCCACAGTCGGCATCACCGCGCATGCGGCCGAACAGCTCGGCGACCTCGTTTTCGTGGAATTGCCCGAAGTCGGCGCCCGCTTCTCCAAGGGCGACGACGCGGCAACCGTCGAATCCGTCAAGGCGGCCTCTGAAGTCTATTGTCCGCTCGACGGAGAGATCACCGAAGTCAACGAAGCCATCACCGCCGATCCGGCGCTCGTCAATTCCGACCCGATGGGTGCCGGCTGGTTCTTCAAGCTCAAATTGAAGAATGTTGGCGATGTCGATGGTCTTCTTGATGAATCCGGTTACAAGGAGCTGATCGGATAA
- the gcvT gene encoding glycine cleavage system aminomethyltransferase GcvT, translating to MDETAALKTTPLHALHLSLGARMVPFAGYDMPVQYAPGVLKEHLWTRSSAGLFDVSHMGQVTIRARSGKYEDAALALESLVPVDILGLAENRQRYGFFTDDKGGILDDLMIAHMDDYLFVVVNAACKEQDFKHLQEHIGESCEVTLLDRALIALQGPRAVDVLAELWADIAHMKFMDVRHCRLHDVSCLVSRSGYSGEDGFEISVPSDKAEDIAQRLLEHPDVQPIGLGARDSLRLEAGLCLYGNDIDQTTTPIEGALEWAIQKARKTGGARAGGFPGATRILAELDGGTSRRRVGLKPEGKAPVRGHAKLYADAEGKAEIGEVTSGGFGPSVESPVAMGYVPTEFTSPGTIVYAEVRGKYLAVAVSALPFIKPTYKR from the coding sequence TTGGACGAGACCGCTGCCCTCAAGACAACACCCCTTCACGCCCTGCATCTGTCGCTCGGTGCCCGCATGGTGCCGTTCGCCGGCTATGACATGCCCGTGCAATATGCCCCCGGCGTGCTGAAGGAACATCTTTGGACCCGATCCTCCGCCGGCCTGTTCGACGTGTCGCACATGGGTCAGGTAACGATCCGCGCCCGCTCCGGCAAATATGAGGATGCAGCGCTTGCGCTGGAAAGCCTCGTGCCGGTCGATATTCTCGGCCTCGCCGAAAATCGCCAGCGCTACGGCTTCTTCACCGACGACAAGGGCGGCATCCTCGACGATCTGATGATCGCCCATATGGACGACTATCTTTTCGTCGTGGTGAACGCCGCCTGCAAAGAGCAGGATTTCAAGCATCTTCAAGAGCATATAGGCGAGAGCTGCGAAGTTACATTACTCGATCGCGCCCTCATTGCCCTTCAGGGACCGCGCGCCGTCGACGTGCTTGCCGAACTCTGGGCCGACATCGCCCACATGAAGTTCATGGATGTGCGCCATTGTCGCCTTCACGACGTTTCCTGCCTCGTGTCGCGCTCCGGCTATAGCGGCGAAGACGGTTTTGAAATCTCCGTGCCATCCGACAAGGCCGAGGATATCGCCCAGCGGCTGCTGGAGCATCCGGACGTCCAGCCGATTGGCCTCGGCGCCCGCGACTCGCTGCGCCTCGAAGCCGGCCTCTGCCTCTATGGCAACGACATCGACCAGACGACGACGCCGATCGAAGGCGCGCTGGAATGGGCCATCCAGAAGGCTCGCAAGACCGGCGGCGCGCGCGCCGGCGGCTTTCCCGGCGCAACCCGCATTCTCGCCGAACTCGATGGCGGCACCTCGCGCCGCCGCGTCGGCTTGAAGCCGGAGGGCAAGGCACCGGTGCGCGGCCATGCCAAGCTCTATGCCGATGCCGAAGGCAAGGCGGAGATCGGCGAAGTCACCTCAGGCGGTTTTGGCCCGAGCGTCGAATCTCCGGTCGCGATGGGCTATGTGCCGACTGAATTCACCTCGCCCGGCACTATCGTTTACGCCGAGGTGCGCGGCAAATACTTAGCCGTCGCCGTCAGCGCCCTGCCTTTCATCAAGCCAACCTACAAACGTTGA
- the sufA gene encoding Fe-S cluster assembly scaffold SufA, translating into MGFAVMSMTDAAAARVKAIVENSGPDAKGVRVGIKKGGCAGMEYTIDLVTEPNAKDDLIERDGVRVWVEPSAVLYLLGTEMGFEMTTLRSGFIFTNPNQTSACGCGESVELKPADLAALAAQRQAAQPA; encoded by the coding sequence ATGGGCTTTGCAGTCATGAGCATGACGGATGCGGCAGCAGCCCGCGTCAAGGCGATCGTCGAGAATTCCGGCCCGGATGCCAAGGGCGTTCGCGTCGGCATCAAGAAGGGCGGCTGCGCGGGCATGGAATATACCATCGACCTGGTGACCGAGCCGAACGCGAAGGACGACCTGATCGAGCGCGATGGCGTGAGGGTCTGGGTCGAGCCGTCGGCCGTGCTTTATCTTCTCGGCACGGAAATGGGCTTCGAGATGACGACGCTGCGCTCGGGCTTCATCTTCACCAATCCGAACCAGACCTCGGCCTGTGGCTGCGGCGAATCCGTCGAATTGAAGCCCGCCGATCTTGCAGCCCTTGCGGCACAACGGCAGGCTGCGCAACCCGCCTAA
- the gcvP gene encoding aminomethyl-transferring glycine dehydrogenase, translating to MTTPTEFTFTDYQPYDFANRRHIGPSPSEMADMLKVIGYNSLDGLIDATLPPAIRQKAPLAWGAPMTEREALDRLRETANKNKVLVSLIGQGYYGTITPPVIQRNILENPAWYTAYTPYQPEISQGRLEALLNYQTMISDLTGLDVANASLLDEATAAAEGMAMAERVAKSKAKAFFVDAECHPQTIALIRTRAEPLGWTVIVGNPFTDLDPVDVFGAVFQYPGTHGHINDFTGLIARLHQTGAIAIMAADLLSLTLLKSPGEMGADIAIGSSQRFGVPVGYGGPHAAFMAVKDDYKRSMPGRLVGVSVDARGNRAYRLSLQTREQHIRREKATSNICTAQVLLAVMASMYAVFHGPQGLKAIAQQVHQKAVLMAKGLEKLGYTVEPENFFDTITVEVGHMQGLILRAAVAEGVNLRKVGETKIGISLDERTRPATVEAVWRAFGDDFRIADFEPSYRLPKSLLRTSEYLSHPIFHMNRAESEMTRYIRRLSDRDLALDRSMIPLGSCTMKLNATAEMLPITWPEFSDIHPFVPADQALGYREMIDDLTDKLCAITGYDAFSMQPNSGAQGEYAGLLTIRNYHIANGQGHRDICLIPTSAHGTNPASAQMAGMKVVVVKVSDDGDIDMADFRAKTEQYADNLSCCMITYPSTHGVFEETVKEICDLVHKHGGQVYLDGANMNAMVGLSRPGDIGSDVSHLNLHKTFCIPHGGGGPGMGPIGVKAHLAPHLPGHPETDGRSGAVSAAAFGSASILPISWSYCLMMGGEGLTQATKVAILNANYIAARLKGAYDVLYKSKAGRVAHECIIDTRPLAASAGVTVDDVAKRLIDCGFHAPTMSWPVAGTLMIEPTESETKAEIDRFCEAMLAIREEARAIEDGRMDKTDNPLKNAPHTVEDLVGEWDRPYSREQACFPPGAFRVDKYWSPVNRIDNVYGDRNLICTCPPLESYAEAAE from the coding sequence ATGACGACGCCTACGGAATTCACATTCACCGACTACCAGCCATATGATTTCGCCAATCGTCGCCATATCGGCCCGTCTCCCTCCGAGATGGCCGATATGCTCAAGGTGATCGGCTACAACAGCCTCGATGGCTTGATCGACGCGACGCTGCCGCCAGCCATCCGCCAGAAGGCGCCGCTCGCCTGGGGCGCGCCGATGACGGAGCGCGAGGCGCTCGACAGGCTGCGCGAGACCGCCAACAAGAACAAGGTCCTGGTTTCCCTCATCGGCCAGGGCTACTACGGCACGATCACGCCGCCGGTCATTCAGCGCAATATCCTGGAAAACCCGGCCTGGTACACGGCCTATACGCCCTACCAGCCCGAGATCAGCCAGGGCCGCCTCGAGGCTCTCCTGAACTACCAGACGATGATCAGCGATTTGACCGGTCTCGATGTCGCCAATGCATCCTTGCTCGATGAAGCGACCGCCGCGGCCGAAGGCATGGCGATGGCGGAACGCGTCGCGAAATCCAAGGCAAAAGCCTTCTTCGTCGATGCCGAATGCCACCCGCAGACCATCGCGCTGATCAGGACCCGCGCCGAGCCGCTCGGCTGGACCGTCATCGTCGGCAATCCCTTCACCGATCTCGACCCCGTCGACGTCTTCGGCGCCGTCTTCCAGTATCCGGGCACGCATGGTCACATCAACGATTTCACCGGTCTGATCGCACGCCTGCACCAGACCGGCGCAATCGCCATCATGGCGGCCGATCTCCTCTCCCTGACGCTGCTGAAATCACCCGGCGAAATGGGCGCGGATATCGCCATCGGCTCCTCGCAGCGCTTCGGCGTGCCTGTCGGCTATGGTGGCCCTCATGCTGCGTTTATGGCCGTCAAGGACGACTACAAGCGCTCCATGCCCGGTCGTCTCGTCGGCGTTTCGGTCGATGCGCGTGGCAATCGCGCCTATCGCCTGTCGCTGCAGACCCGCGAGCAGCATATCCGCCGCGAAAAGGCGACGTCGAACATCTGCACCGCCCAGGTGCTGCTTGCCGTCATGGCCTCCATGTATGCGGTCTTCCACGGCCCGCAAGGCCTCAAGGCTATCGCCCAGCAAGTGCACCAGAAGGCCGTACTGATGGCCAAGGGGCTGGAGAAGCTCGGCTATACCGTCGAACCGGAAAACTTCTTCGACACGATCACCGTCGAGGTCGGTCACATGCAGGGTCTCATCCTGCGCGCGGCCGTCGCCGAAGGCGTGAACCTGCGCAAGGTCGGCGAGACGAAGATCGGCATCAGCCTGGACGAACGCACCCGCCCGGCAACGGTGGAAGCCGTGTGGCGCGCATTCGGCGACGATTTCCGCATTGCCGATTTCGAGCCGTCCTATCGCCTGCCGAAGAGCCTGTTGCGCACCAGCGAATACCTGTCGCACCCGATCTTCCACATGAACCGCGCCGAAAGCGAGATGACGCGTTACATCCGTCGTCTCTCCGACCGCGATCTGGCGCTCGACCGTTCGATGATCCCGCTCGGTTCCTGCACGATGAAGCTCAATGCGACCGCGGAAATGCTGCCGATTACCTGGCCGGAGTTTTCCGATATCCATCCATTCGTGCCGGCCGATCAGGCGCTCGGCTACCGCGAGATGATCGATGATCTGACGGACAAGCTCTGCGCCATTACCGGCTACGACGCCTTCTCCATGCAGCCGAACTCCGGCGCGCAGGGCGAATATGCCGGCCTCCTGACCATCCGCAACTACCATATTGCCAATGGCCAGGGTCATCGCGACATCTGCCTCATCCCGACCTCCGCGCACGGCACCAATCCCGCCTCGGCACAGATGGCGGGCATGAAGGTCGTGGTCGTCAAGGTCAGCGACGACGGCGATATCGACATGGCCGATTTCCGCGCCAAGACCGAGCAATATGCCGACAACCTCTCCTGCTGCATGATCACCTATCCTTCGACGCATGGCGTCTTCGAGGAGACGGTGAAGGAGATCTGCGATCTCGTGCACAAGCATGGCGGCCAGGTCTATCTCGATGGCGCCAACATGAACGCCATGGTCGGCCTCTCGCGCCCCGGCGATATCGGCTCTGACGTCAGCCACCTGAACCTGCACAAGACCTTCTGCATTCCGCACGGCGGCGGCGGCCCCGGCATGGGCCCGATTGGCGTCAAGGCGCATCTGGCACCCCACCTGCCCGGCCATCCGGAAACGGACGGCCGCAGCGGCGCGGTCTCGGCGGCAGCCTTCGGCTCGGCCTCCATCCTGCCGATCTCCTGGAGCTACTGCTTGATGATGGGCGGCGAAGGCCTGACGCAGGCGACGAAGGTGGCGATCCTCAACGCCAACTATATCGCCGCGCGGCTGAAGGGCGCCTACGATGTGCTCTACAAGTCCAAGGCCGGACGCGTCGCGCATGAATGCATCATCGACACCCGCCCGCTGGCCGCAAGTGCCGGCGTGACGGTCGACGATGTCGCCAAGCGCCTGATCGATTGCGGCTTCCACGCACCGACCATGAGCTGGCCGGTTGCCGGTACGCTGATGATCGAACCGACCGAATCGGAAACGAAGGCCGAGATCGACCGATTCTGCGAGGCGATGCTGGCGATCCGCGAGGAAGCCCGCGCCATCGAAGACGGTCGCATGGACAAGACCGACAATCCGCTGAAGAACGCTCCGCACACGGTGGAAGACCTCGTCGGCGAATGGGATCGCCCCTATTCGCGCGAACAGGCCTGCTTCCCGCCCGGCGCGTTCCGTGTGGATAAATACTGGTCCCCGGTCAATCGCATCGACAACGTCTATGGCGATCGCAACCTGATCTGCACCTGCCCGCCGCTGGAATCCTACGCCGAGGCAGCCGAATAG
- the sufC gene encoding Fe-S cluster assembly ATPase SufC yields MLEIKNLHARIAEDGTEIIRGLNLTVKAGEVAAIMGPNGSGKSTLSYILAGRDDYEVTEGDILYNGESILELDAAERASKGIFLAFQYPVEIPGVATMQFLKVALNEQRKARGEDELTTPDFIRRVKDAAAKLQINMDMLKRPLNVGFSGGEKKRAEILQMALLQPQLCVLDETDSGLDIDALKIVADGVNALRSPDRAVIVITHYQRLLDYIVPDTVHVLYKGQVIKSGDKTLAHELEANGYADIIGAAA; encoded by the coding sequence ATGCTTGAAATCAAGAACCTGCATGCCCGCATCGCCGAAGACGGCACCGAGATCATCCGCGGCCTGAACCTGACGGTGAAGGCTGGCGAAGTTGCCGCCATCATGGGCCCGAACGGCTCCGGCAAGTCGACGTTGTCCTACATTCTCGCTGGCCGCGACGACTATGAAGTCACCGAGGGCGATATCCTCTATAACGGCGAGAGCATCCTGGAGCTTGACGCTGCCGAGCGCGCTTCCAAGGGCATCTTCCTGGCCTTCCAGTATCCCGTGGAAATCCCCGGCGTTGCCACCATGCAGTTCCTGAAGGTTGCTCTCAACGAGCAACGCAAGGCGCGCGGCGAAGACGAGCTGACGACGCCGGATTTCATCCGCCGCGTCAAGGATGCCGCGGCCAAGCTGCAGATCAATATGGACATGCTGAAGCGCCCGCTCAACGTCGGCTTCTCCGGCGGTGAAAAGAAGCGTGCCGAAATCCTGCAGATGGCTCTGTTGCAACCGCAGCTTTGCGTACTCGACGAAACCGATTCCGGCCTCGACATCGACGCGCTGAAGATCGTCGCCGACGGCGTCAACGCGCTGCGCTCTCCGGATCGCGCCGTGATCGTCATCACCCACTACCAGCGCCTGCTCGACTACATCGTTCCGGATACCGTTCACGTCCTCTACAAGGGTCAGGTGATCAAGTCCGGCGACAAGACGCTGGCGCACGAACTCGAAGCCAACGGCTATGCCGACATCATCGGAGCTGCAGCCTGA
- a CDS encoding SUF system Fe-S cluster assembly protein has protein sequence MSLDESEQKIDVREGIVHSSIPEDELARLSDDIISALKTVYDPEIPADIFELGLIYKIDIEDDRMVKIVMTLTAPGCPVAGEMPGWVENAVGAVEGVSGVEVSMTFDPPWTPDRMSEEAQVAVGWY, from the coding sequence ATGTCACTCGACGAAAGCGAACAGAAGATCGACGTGCGCGAAGGGATCGTGCATTCCAGCATCCCCGAGGATGAGCTGGCGCGCCTCAGCGACGACATCATTTCGGCGCTGAAAACGGTCTACGATCCTGAAATTCCCGCCGACATCTTCGAGCTCGGGCTGATCTACAAGATCGATATCGAAGACGACCGCATGGTGAAGATCGTCATGACGCTGACAGCACCTGGTTGCCCTGTCGCCGGCGAGATGCCGGGCTGGGTCGAGAATGCCGTCGGCGCCGTCGAAGGCGTGTCCGGCGTTGAGGTCAGCATGACCTTCGATCCGCCGTGGACGCCGGATCGCATGTCCGAAGAAGCGCAGGTCGCCGTCGGCTGGTATTGA
- a CDS encoding cytoplasmic protein codes for MIKERQDIVDAYHHSIRNRAELELSKMSGCFHCLEVFPVAEICEWIRETREEDELLTAMCPRCGIDAVIGDTSGYAIADVQFLERMRSRWFDI; via the coding sequence GTGATCAAGGAGCGGCAGGATATCGTCGATGCTTATCATCACAGCATTCGCAACCGTGCGGAGCTGGAATTAAGCAAGATGTCCGGTTGCTTTCACTGTCTCGAAGTTTTTCCTGTCGCGGAGATCTGTGAATGGATCCGCGAAACTAGGGAAGAGGATGAGTTGCTCACTGCCATGTGCCCTAGATGCGGCATCGACGCGGTGATTGGTGATACGTCAGGCTATGCCATAGCCGACGTGCAATTTTTGGAAAGAATGAGAAGCCGTTGGTTCGACATCTAG
- a CDS encoding cysteine desulfurase, with amino-acid sequence MDKIVPATAYDVEAIRRDFPILAKTVHGKPLVYLDNGASAQKPRVVIDAISHAYSSEYANVHRGLHFLSNAATEAYEAAREKVRRFLNAPSVDDIVFTKNSTEAINTVAYGWGMPKIGEGDEIVVSIMEHHSNIVPWHFIRERQGAKLVWVPVDDEGAFHIEDFEKSLTERTKLVAITHMSNALGTIVPVKEVCRIAHERGIPVLIDGSQGAVHLPVDVQDIDCDWYVMTGHKLYGPSGIGVLYGKKERLAEMRPFQGGGEMIFDVTEENVTYNEPPHRFEAGTPPIVQAIGLGYALDYMDSIGREAIARHEADLAAYAAERLRDINSLRMIGTAPGKGGIFSFELAGIHSHDVSMVIDRQGVAVRAGTHCAQPLLKRFGVTSTCRASFGMYNTRAEVDALADALEYARKFFA; translated from the coding sequence GTGGACAAGATCGTGCCGGCAACGGCCTATGACGTCGAAGCCATTCGCCGGGATTTTCCGATCCTGGCGAAGACGGTGCATGGCAAGCCGCTGGTCTATCTCGACAACGGCGCATCGGCTCAGAAGCCGCGGGTCGTTATCGATGCCATCTCGCATGCCTATTCGAGCGAATATGCCAATGTGCATCGCGGCCTGCATTTCCTGTCCAATGCTGCGACGGAAGCCTATGAAGCGGCGCGCGAGAAGGTGCGCCGGTTCCTGAATGCGCCGTCGGTCGACGATATCGTCTTCACCAAGAACTCGACGGAAGCGATCAATACGGTCGCTTACGGCTGGGGCATGCCGAAGATCGGGGAGGGCGACGAGATCGTCGTCTCGATCATGGAGCACCACTCCAATATCGTTCCCTGGCATTTCATCCGGGAGCGGCAGGGCGCGAAGCTCGTCTGGGTGCCTGTCGACGACGAGGGCGCGTTCCATATCGAGGATTTCGAGAAGAGCCTGACGGAGCGCACCAAGCTCGTCGCCATCACCCATATGTCGAATGCGCTCGGAACGATCGTTCCGGTGAAGGAAGTATGCCGTATCGCACATGAGCGGGGCATTCCCGTTCTGATCGACGGCTCGCAGGGTGCGGTGCATCTGCCTGTCGACGTGCAGGATATCGACTGCGACTGGTACGTCATGACGGGTCACAAGCTCTATGGCCCCTCGGGCATCGGCGTTCTCTACGGCAAGAAGGAGCGGCTTGCCGAGATGCGGCCGTTCCAGGGCGGCGGCGAGATGATCTTCGATGTCACCGAGGAAAACGTCACGTACAACGAGCCGCCGCATCGCTTCGAAGCCGGCACGCCGCCGATCGTACAGGCGATCGGTCTCGGCTATGCGCTTGATTACATGGATAGCATCGGCCGTGAAGCGATTGCGCGCCACGAGGCCGATCTTGCCGCCTATGCGGCGGAACGGCTGCGGGATATCAATTCGTTGCGCATGATCGGCACGGCGCCCGGAAAAGGCGGCATTTTCTCCTTCGAGCTGGCGGGAATTCATTCCCACGACGTCTCGATGGTGATCGACCGGCAGGGCGTGGCCGTTCGCGCCGGGACGCATTGCGCCCAGCCGCTCTTGAAACGCTTCGGCGTCACCTCCACATGCCGTGCATCGTTCGGCATGTACAATACGCGCGCCGAGGTGGATGCCTTGGCTGACGCACTGGAATATGCACGGAAATTCTTTGCCTAA
- a CDS encoding addiction module antidote protein, with protein sequence MNQENLLDADNPDGYIAAAFATDDPSSIARALGEVARTRNMSKLAKDVGMNRSALYRALSGEGNPEFATILKVVKALGLKLTPVPAAR encoded by the coding sequence ATGAACCAGGAGAATCTTTTGGACGCGGACAATCCCGACGGCTACATCGCGGCCGCCTTCGCAACGGACGATCCGTCCTCCATCGCCAGGGCATTGGGCGAAGTCGCCCGCACGCGCAACATGAGCAAACTCGCCAAGGATGTCGGCATGAACCGATCGGCGCTCTATCGGGCTTTGAGCGGCGAGGGAAATCCTGAATTCGCGACGATCCTGAAAGTCGTCAAGGCGCTCGGCCTCAAGCTGACGCCGGTGCCGGCGGCACGATGA
- the sufD gene encoding Fe-S cluster assembly protein SufD produces the protein MNIQTTNRLTSAETALIEAYNDQMGDLPGDGEVFAVRDRLLDELKTAGLPTRRVEAWHYTDFKNLLRLVPNDIGKGLVEALPPTVEGSSVLAVLQGKASEKAAVKNLTVGRYADSLINGTAAAGLEALDKDDAIGRINASFVRDGYVIDFPDGTELDAPLEIQFIHAGGQIHSRLPVSFGADVKATVIERHEAVEGAAALVSSVSEVKIGERAEVTWIILQEQGSEDTHLGQLRIDLGTDAKLRLFVINAGGKLVRQELYIKVTGEGADLTLRGINLLGGDTHTDVTMVLGHDVPNTGSTEVIRNVVFDRARGVFQGMIRVATDAQKTDAKMACNTLLMSDDAEFSVKPELEIFADDVQCGHGATVADIDRNHLFYLMARGIPENKARAMLVNAFVAEIVEELEDEALVEALEGVISAWLEKHA, from the coding sequence ATGAACATTCAGACGACGAACCGCCTCACATCAGCGGAAACGGCGCTGATCGAGGCGTATAACGACCAGATGGGCGATCTGCCTGGTGACGGCGAAGTCTTTGCCGTCCGCGATCGCCTGCTGGACGAGCTGAAGACCGCGGGCCTGCCGACGCGCCGCGTCGAGGCTTGGCATTATACTGATTTCAAGAACCTGCTGCGTTTGGTTCCGAACGACATCGGCAAGGGTCTTGTGGAAGCGCTGCCGCCGACGGTCGAGGGATCTTCGGTTCTTGCCGTTCTCCAGGGGAAGGCAAGTGAAAAAGCTGCCGTCAAGAACCTGACGGTCGGACGCTATGCCGACAGCCTGATCAATGGCACGGCTGCCGCCGGGCTCGAAGCGCTCGACAAGGATGACGCCATCGGGCGCATCAATGCGAGCTTCGTGCGCGACGGCTATGTCATCGACTTTCCCGATGGCACAGAACTCGACGCGCCTCTGGAAATCCAGTTCATTCATGCCGGCGGACAGATTCACAGCCGCCTTCCGGTGTCCTTCGGTGCCGACGTCAAGGCGACGGTCATCGAGCGTCATGAGGCTGTCGAAGGCGCTGCTGCGCTCGTCTCGTCGGTGAGCGAAGTCAAGATCGGCGAACGGGCCGAAGTGACCTGGATCATCCTGCAGGAGCAGGGCAGCGAGGATACGCATCTCGGCCAGCTCCGCATCGATCTCGGCACGGACGCGAAGCTGAGGCTGTTCGTTATCAACGCCGGCGGCAAGCTCGTGCGTCAGGAGCTGTACATCAAGGTAACGGGCGAGGGCGCCGATCTGACGCTGCGCGGCATCAACCTGCTCGGTGGCGATACGCATACCGACGTGACGATGGTGCTTGGTCATGACGTTCCGAACACCGGATCGACGGAAGTCATCCGCAATGTCGTGTTCGACCGAGCCCGCGGTGTCTTCCAAGGCATGATCCGGGTCGCAACGGATGCGCAGAAGACCGATGCCAAAATGGCCTGCAACACGCTGCTGATGTCCGACGATGCCGAGTTCTCGGTCAAGCCGGAACTCGAGATCTTCGCTGACGACGTGCAGTGCGGCCACGGCGCCACGGTCGCCGATATCGACCGCAACCATCTCTTCTATCTGATGGCCCGCGGCATTCCGGAGAACAAAGCCCGCGCCATGCTGGTCAATGCCTTCGTGGCCGAGATCGTCGAGGAACTGGAAGACGAAGCCCTGGTCGAGGCGCTGGAAGGCGTTATCTCGGCCTGGCTGGAAAAGCACGCCTGA
- a CDS encoding transporter: protein MVASAWIYTLIPAAAAIAGAAVAVNTRPGPNLVSAIQHFAAGVVFAAAAGEILPDVMHRGSPLATVIGGAIGVVVMLLVKQLENWAKGPVGLLAAIGIDILIDGLVLGIGFAAGPKVGLLLTIALTIEVLFLGLTVANVLGESIRSRARIVAVTAALALLLPIGALLGTPIASLPDPILTGFFAFGLIALLYLVTEELLIEAHETPDRPWVTVMFFAGFLILLLLEEAIG from the coding sequence GTGGTGGCTTCGGCATGGATTTACACATTGATCCCGGCGGCAGCAGCCATCGCGGGTGCCGCTGTTGCGGTGAATACGCGGCCGGGACCCAACCTTGTCAGCGCAATCCAGCACTTTGCCGCCGGCGTCGTGTTCGCGGCGGCAGCCGGCGAAATCCTGCCGGATGTCATGCATCGCGGCTCTCCCCTGGCAACGGTGATCGGCGGCGCAATCGGCGTCGTCGTCATGCTATTGGTCAAGCAACTGGAAAATTGGGCCAAGGGGCCGGTCGGCCTCCTTGCGGCCATCGGCATCGATATCCTGATCGACGGCCTCGTGCTCGGCATCGGGTTTGCAGCTGGCCCGAAGGTCGGTTTGCTGCTGACGATCGCTCTGACGATCGAGGTGCTGTTCCTTGGCCTGACCGTGGCGAACGTGCTTGGTGAGAGCATACGTTCCCGTGCAAGGATCGTCGCCGTCACGGCGGCACTTGCGCTCCTGTTACCTATCGGCGCTTTGCTCGGGACGCCAATCGCTTCGCTGCCCGATCCCATTTTAACCGGCTTTTTCGCCTTCGGGCTGATTGCACTTCTCTATCTCGTCACCGAGGAATTGCTGATCGAAGCCCATGAAACACCCGATCGCCCCTGGGTGACGGTGATGTTCTTCGCGGGGTTTCTCATACTTCTTCTGCTTGAGGAAGCGATCGGCTGA